From a region of the Panicum virgatum strain AP13 chromosome 2K, P.virgatum_v5, whole genome shotgun sequence genome:
- the LOC120695364 gene encoding uncharacterized protein LOC120695364 produces the protein MRMAAGAMVSTIGGQGDGATRMVAGATGSTDGGEATGSTDGSGATGSTAGADVGDADGGRGVVFLQPGEHKRKPNGILGLLCRLHFPGLVMHAGVLEPAYTWDHYMASPDATDREGRNFTTKARRVVGELWDFYRCEEGYEARANELAHQACYKLVKDMHYEARVQAVVVYCAEFEKSVKKLAARDIFLTRDQYLRVPPNGCANKAKCWSMMVDKWINEDWARQHA, from the exons ATGCGGATGGCGGCCGGGGCCATGGTGTCGACCATCGGTGGCCAAGGCGATGGGGCGACGCGGATGGTAGCCGGGGCGACGGGGTCCACGGatggcggcgaggcgacggGGTCCACGGATGGCAGCGGGGCGACGGGATCCACAGCTGGGGCGGATGTGGGCGATGCggacggcggccggg GGGTTGTTTTTTTGCAGCCTGGTGAGCACAAACGGAAGCCCAATGGTATCTTGGGTCTTTTGTGCCGGCTGCACTTCCCCGGGCTCGTGATGCATGCCGGAGTGCTGGAGCCGGCatacacgtgggaccactacatggcCAGCCCGGACGCTACTGATCGCGAAGGAAGGAACTTCACCACCAAAGCGAGGCGGGTGGTCGGGGAGTTGTGG gatttctacaggtgcgagGAAGGCTATGAGGCCCGGGCGAACGAGCTGGCTCACCAGGCTTGCTACAAGCtggtgaaggacatgcactacgaggcgCGTGTCCAAGCCGTCGTTGTGTACTGCGCCGAGTTCGAGAAGAGTGTCAAGAAACTAGCCGCAAGGGACATCTTCCTCACGCGAGACCAGTACTTAAGG GTGCCTCCGAACGGGTGCGCAAACAAAGCCAAGTGCTGGTCTATGATGGTGGACAAGTGGATCAACGAGGATTGGGCCCGCCAGCACGCCTGA
- the LOC120696067 gene encoding uncharacterized protein LOC120696067, producing MDHGASSRSSRRGYSSYKESSGHGHHWHRHPHSARCLCLYLLLSVTLLVAVGAALLVVFVARLKKPDFYLQSIQTDRSFSLRLPPNGTAACAVASLVFAARNLNAVGIRYGATALGVAYANESVGAMDVPAFYQPPRSGNVTVLVHAVLAARNVTRLLVSELSAQRSYMEIRVTGSIDARTHVMNFALPKVQFWLDCRFGTNYTDIVLREGIKSMMTRKALVLSSLPHISQKCSIKIDLRSRRKRASLDDLGC from the exons ATGGACCATGGtgccagcagccgcagcagcaggcgaGGGTACAGTAGCTACAAGGAGAGCAGCGGCCATGGCCACCACTGGCATCGTCATCCACACTCTGCCAGATGCCTCTGCCTCTACCTGCTCCTCTCGGTCACCCTCCTggtcgccgtcggcgccgcgcTGCTCGTCGTCTTCGTCGCGAGGCTCAAGAAGCCGGACTTCTACCTGCAGTCCATCCAGACGGACCGGTCCTTCAGCCTCCGGCTGCCGCCGAACgggacggcggcgtgcgcggtggCGTCGCTGGTGTTCGCGGCGCGGAACCTGAACGCCGTCGGGATACGGTACGGCGCGACGGCGCTGGGCGTGGCGTACGCGAACGAGTCGGTCGGCGCCATGGACGTGCCGGCGTTCTACCAGCCCCCGCGGAGCGGCAACGTGACGGTGCTCGTGCACGCCGTGCTCGCGGCGCGGAACGTGACGCGGCTCCTCGTGAGCGAGCTCTCGGCGCAGCGGAGTTACATGGAGATCAGGGTCACCGGGAGCATCGACGCCCGGACGCACGTCATGAACTTCGCGCTGCCAAAAGTTCAG TTTTGGCTGGATTGCAGGTTTGGAACCAACTACACCGACATTGTGCTGCGTGAAGGAATCAAGTCCATGATGACACGAAAG GCTCTCGTCTTATCTTCACTGCCTCACATCTCGCAGAAGTGCTCTATCAAGATTGACTTGAGGTCCAGACGAAAGAGGGCCAGTCTTGACGATCTAGGATGCTGA
- the LOC120696066 gene encoding uncharacterized protein LOC120696066 — protein MRAGQGKKHGRYLIANSLVDTASTPSLSQLRAEMEAKFEEERRCRMEVEAKLEQERKLREEQSVMLHSMVTWMQGLGASMNYATPPPPFALPAQPYFPAGPSDTPNQSWNASNDPPPDQNSPAAPWQSWPPPST, from the exons atgagggcggGACAAGGTAAGAAGCACGGGCGGTACTTGATCGCCAACAGCTTGGTCGACACGGCGAGTACGCCCAGTCTCTCGCAGCTTAGG GCCGAGATGGAGGCAAAgtttgaggaggagaggaggtgccgAATGGAGGTCGAGGCCAAgctggagcaggagcggaagTTGAGGGAGGAGCAGTCGGTTATGTTGCACAGCATGGTCACCTGGATGCAAGGACTTGGCGCGTCGATGAACTAtgcgacgccgcctcctcccttcgccttaccagctcagccttaCTTTCCTGCAGGACCTTCTGACACTCCC AATCAGTCGTGGAACGCATCGAACGACCCTCCTCCGGACCagaactcgccggcggccccgTGGCAATCTTGGCCACCCCCCTCCACCTAA